The Lewinellaceae bacterium genome includes a region encoding these proteins:
- the rpoB gene encoding DNA-directed RNA polymerase subunit beta, whose amino-acid sequence MASNGKVQTAEERRHNFGKIKLSAQYPDLLEIQLKSFQEFFQLETTPENRSNEGLYNVFQENFPITDARNIFVLEFLDYFIEPPRYTIEECMQRGLTYSVPLKAKLRLSCNDEEHVDFKTIVQDVFLGNIPYMTPKGTFVVNGAERVIVSQLHRSPGVFFGQTYHPNGTKIHSARIIPFKGAWMEFATDINTVMYAYIDRKKKFPVTTLLRAIGFDSDKSILDIFDLADEIEATEDGLNNAIGRKLAARVLRSWTEDFVDEDTGEVTTIERNDIILERDVVLDENNIKLVLNAGMDSVILQKEDIELDYSVIFNTLQKDPSSSEMEAVTYIYRQLRSTDPPDEETARGIIDKLFFSDKRYNLGEVGRYKINRKLGNETPKEIQVLTKEDIISIVKYLVRLMNQKAEIDDIDHLSNRRVRTVGEQLFAQFGVGLARMARTIRERMNVRDNEVFTPIDLINARTLSSVINSFFGTSQLSQFLDQTNPLSEITHKRRISALGPGGLSRERAGFEVRDVHYSHYGRLCTIETPEGPNIGLISTLCVHAKVNKMGFLETPYRKVVEGKVDVKNLAEYLSAEGEDHMRIAQANARIDNESGAFLSDRVKCREHGDFPVLQPMDIEFMDVAPNQIVGVSASMIPFLENDDANRALMGSNMQRQAVPLIKPSSPIVGTGLEGKVATDSRMLINAEGEGVVEYVDANEIVIRYDRTESEQLVSFEDNRKSYKLTKFRRTNQGTCINLKPIVRRGDRVYPGMILCDGYATDQGELALGQNLKVAFMPWKGYNFEDAIVLSERVVREDIFTSLHIEHFELDVRDAKLGEEELTNDIPNVSEEATKDLDENGIIRIGAWVKEGDIIIGKITPKGETDPTPEEKLLRAIFGDKAGDVKDASLKAPPSTKGVIIGKQLFARAKKDKVQKEQEKEMLTKLDDEHKIAINELKTILIDKLIVLVKGKISKGVRSIYNEPLIEEGTKFSIGLLRDIDYGTVDYSNWTDSEETNSLIARLLHNYSIKFNEEVGRYKREKFNISIGDELPAGVLKLAKVYMAKKRKLKVGDKLAGRHGNKGIVSRIVRMEDMPFLEDGSPVDIVLNPLGVPSRMNLGQIFETVLGWAGEKLDMKFGTPIFDGAGQDEIEGYIQKAGLPSLGQTYLYDGETGDRFHQQATVGVIYMLKLSHMVDDKMHARSIGPYSLITQQPLGGKAQFGGQRFGEMEVWALEAYGAANILQELLTIKSDDISGRAKAYEAIVKGDNLPEPNIPESFNVLLHELRGLALDVKFD is encoded by the coding sequence ATGGCATCAAACGGCAAGGTACAAACCGCTGAAGAGAGAAGACACAACTTCGGCAAAATTAAACTTTCCGCACAGTATCCCGATTTACTGGAGATTCAGTTGAAATCTTTTCAAGAGTTTTTCCAGCTGGAAACAACTCCTGAAAACAGAAGTAATGAGGGTCTCTACAATGTGTTTCAGGAAAATTTTCCTATTACAGACGCACGAAATATTTTCGTCCTTGAATTCCTAGACTACTTTATCGAACCACCGAGATACACCATTGAAGAGTGTATGCAACGTGGCTTGACCTATAGTGTTCCACTCAAGGCCAAACTTCGCCTGTCTTGTAATGATGAAGAACACGTTGACTTCAAAACCATTGTGCAGGACGTATTCCTCGGCAACATTCCTTACATGACTCCTAAAGGAACCTTCGTTGTCAATGGAGCAGAAAGAGTAATCGTTTCCCAGTTGCACAGATCTCCCGGAGTTTTCTTCGGACAGACTTACCACCCCAACGGAACTAAGATTCACTCAGCAAGAATTATCCCCTTCAAAGGAGCATGGATGGAATTTGCGACCGATATCAATACCGTAATGTATGCGTATATCGATCGTAAAAAGAAATTCCCTGTGACTACCCTGTTGAGGGCTATCGGTTTTGATTCCGATAAATCCATCCTCGATATCTTTGATCTGGCAGATGAAATAGAAGCCACTGAGGATGGACTCAATAATGCAATTGGTCGTAAACTGGCAGCGCGTGTTCTTCGCAGCTGGACCGAAGATTTTGTGGATGAAGATACAGGGGAGGTGACCACTATTGAACGTAATGATATTATCCTTGAAAGAGATGTTGTGCTCGATGAGAATAATATTAAGCTTGTCCTGAATGCTGGAATGGACTCTGTGATCCTTCAGAAAGAAGATATTGAACTGGATTATTCCGTAATTTTCAATACCCTTCAAAAAGATCCTTCCAGTTCAGAAATGGAAGCGGTGACCTATATTTACCGCCAGTTAAGAAGTACTGATCCGCCGGATGAGGAAACTGCCCGCGGGATTATTGATAAACTGTTTTTCTCTGATAAACGCTACAATCTCGGAGAAGTAGGGCGTTATAAGATCAACAGGAAACTGGGAAATGAGACACCTAAAGAAATTCAGGTGCTTACCAAAGAGGATATCATTTCTATCGTGAAATACCTGGTTCGACTGATGAACCAAAAAGCGGAAATCGATGATATCGATCACCTGAGCAACCGTCGGGTTCGTACCGTTGGGGAGCAGTTGTTCGCTCAGTTCGGTGTGGGACTTGCCCGTATGGCGAGAACCATCCGTGAACGTATGAACGTAAGGGATAATGAAGTATTTACGCCTATTGATCTGATCAATGCGCGTACTTTATCGTCCGTGATCAACTCTTTCTTTGGAACGAGCCAGTTGTCACAGTTCCTCGATCAAACCAACCCGCTTTCCGAAATTACACACAAACGTCGTATTTCGGCGCTGGGACCTGGTGGTCTTTCACGTGAACGTGCAGGATTTGAGGTTCGTGACGTTCACTATTCGCATTATGGTCGTCTTTGTACCATTGAAACTCCTGAAGGACCGAATATCGGTTTGATTTCCACCCTTTGTGTTCACGCTAAAGTGAACAAAATGGGATTCCTCGAAACGCCTTATCGTAAGGTTGTCGAAGGAAAGGTGGATGTCAAAAACCTGGCGGAATATCTTTCTGCTGAAGGGGAGGACCATATGCGTATCGCCCAGGCGAATGCCAGAATTGATAATGAAAGCGGGGCATTTTTGTCCGACAGGGTGAAGTGCCGCGAACATGGGGATTTCCCTGTATTGCAACCTATGGATATTGAATTCATGGATGTGGCGCCTAACCAGATCGTTGGGGTATCGGCTTCCATGATTCCGTTCCTTGAAAATGATGATGCCAACCGTGCCCTGATGGGATCGAACATGCAGCGTCAGGCAGTTCCTTTGATCAAGCCTAGTTCTCCTATCGTGGGAACCGGATTGGAAGGCAAAGTGGCTACCGACTCTCGTATGTTGATCAATGCTGAAGGAGAAGGAGTGGTTGAATATGTGGATGCCAATGAGATTGTTATCCGTTATGACAGGACAGAGTCAGAACAGCTGGTCTCATTTGAAGATAACAGGAAGTCTTATAAACTGACCAAATTCCGTCGTACCAATCAGGGAACATGTATCAACCTTAAGCCTATCGTGCGTAGAGGCGATCGTGTTTACCCGGGAATGATTCTTTGTGACGGTTACGCCACAGATCAGGGTGAATTGGCACTCGGACAAAACCTTAAAGTGGCATTCATGCCGTGGAAAGGCTATAATTTTGAGGATGCCATAGTATTGTCGGAGCGTGTTGTAAGAGAAGATATTTTTACTTCCCTGCACATCGAACATTTTGAATTGGATGTCCGTGATGCAAAGTTGGGAGAGGAAGAACTGACCAATGACATTCCTAACGTAAGTGAAGAGGCTACAAAAGATCTCGATGAAAACGGAATTATCCGCATTGGAGCCTGGGTGAAAGAAGGAGATATTATCATTGGAAAAATTACTCCAAAGGGAGAAACAGATCCGACACCTGAAGAAAAATTGCTTCGGGCTATTTTCGGGGATAAAGCAGGAGATGTAAAGGATGCTTCACTCAAAGCGCCTCCATCTACCAAAGGAGTTATTATTGGCAAGCAGCTTTTTGCCCGCGCTAAAAAGGATAAGGTCCAGAAAGAGCAGGAAAAAGAAATGTTGACCAAATTGGATGATGAGCACAAAATAGCCATCAACGAATTGAAGACCATTTTGATCGATAAGTTGATCGTTCTTGTCAAAGGAAAAATTTCCAAGGGAGTCAGAAGCATTTACAACGAACCACTGATTGAAGAAGGTACGAAATTCTCAATAGGTTTATTGAGAGATATTGATTATGGTACGGTAGATTACAGCAACTGGACGGATAGTGAAGAGACGAACTCTCTGATCGCGAGGTTACTGCATAATTACAGCATTAAATTTAACGAAGAAGTAGGTCGCTACAAGCGCGAAAAATTCAACATCAGTATTGGTGATGAATTGCCGGCAGGAGTGCTTAAACTGGCTAAAGTTTACATGGCTAAAAAACGTAAACTGAAAGTAGGGGATAAGCTTGCCGGACGCCATGGTAACAAGGGGATTGTATCCAGGATCGTCCGTATGGAGGATATGCCGTTCCTTGAAGATGGTTCTCCGGTAGATATCGTTTTGAATCCGCTTGGGGTACCTTCTCGTATGAACCTCGGACAGATCTTCGAGACTGTTTTGGGATGGGCCGGAGAAAAACTCGACATGAAATTCGGAACGCCAATCTTTGATGGTGCGGGCCAGGATGAGATCGAGGGATATATCCAAAAAGCAGGATTGCCAAGCCTTGGCCAGACTTACCTTTATGATGGTGAAACGGGAGACCGTTTCCACCAGCAGGCTACGGTTGGAGTGATTTACATGCTTAAACTCTCCCACATGGTTGATGATAAGATGCACGCCCGTTCTATTGGACCTTACTCATTGATTACGCAACAGCCTTTGGGCGGTAAAGCTCAGTTTGGGGGGCAGCGTTTTGGTGAGATGGAGGTTTGGGCACTCGAAGCCTACGGAGCAGCAAATATTCTGCAGGAATTGCTGACGATCAAATCTGATGATATCAGTGGTCGTGCCAAAGCTTACGAGGCTATCGTTAAAGGAGATAATTTACCCGAGCCGAATATTCCGGAGTCTTTCAATGTATTGTTACATGAATTACGAGGATTGGCCCTGGATGTGAAATTTGACTAA
- the rplL gene encoding 50S ribosomal protein L7/L12 has translation MADLKAFAEQLVNLTVKEVSELAAILKDDYGIEPAAAAVAVAAGPGAGGGDAAAAEEKTEFDVILTSAGAGKLKVVKEVKTLLNLGLKEAKDLVDGAPGTLKEGVSKEEAESLKAAIEAVGGEVEIK, from the coding sequence ATGGCAGATCTCAAGGCATTTGCAGAGCAGTTAGTAAACCTTACCGTTAAAGAAGTAAGCGAACTGGCTGCCATATTGAAAGATGATTATGGTATTGAACCAGCAGCTGCGGCTGTTGCTGTAGCTGCCGGACCCGGTGCTGGTGGCGGTGACGCTGCTGCTGCTGAAGAAAAAACTGAATTTGACGTAATTTTGACTTCTGCTGGTGCAGGTAAGTTGAAAGTAGTTAAAGAAGTTAAAACCCTTCTGAACCTCGGATTGAAAGAAGCTAAAGATTTAGTGGATGGCGCTCCGGGAACACTTAAAGAAGGTGTATCTAAAGAAGAAGCTGAATCACTCAAAGCTGCTATCGAAGCAGTGGGTGGTGAAGTGGAAATCAAGTAA
- a CDS encoding 50S ribosomal protein L10 has protein sequence MTRAEKAASIEELKGKFEETSFFYLADASTLTVEQVNKFRRLCFEKEIEMKVVKNTLAVKALESFPEDRNYIGLYEALKGHTAILFTKTANVPAKVIKEFRKESPKPILKAAYIDSSIFLGDDQLDALVSLKSKEDLIGDVITLLQSPIKNVLGSLQSGGSTLAGLLKTLEERAQ, from the coding sequence ATGACCAGAGCAGAAAAAGCAGCTTCCATTGAAGAGTTGAAAGGTAAATTTGAAGAAACCTCGTTCTTCTACCTGGCTGATGCCTCAACGCTTACAGTAGAGCAGGTAAATAAATTCAGAAGATTGTGTTTTGAAAAGGAAATTGAGATGAAAGTGGTTAAAAACACTTTGGCGGTTAAGGCCCTCGAATCTTTTCCAGAAGATCGCAATTATATAGGATTATACGAAGCACTTAAAGGACATACAGCTATCCTGTTTACCAAGACAGCTAATGTGCCTGCAAAAGTGATCAAAGAATTTAGAAAAGAGTCTCCAAAGCCTATTCTTAAGGCCGCTTATATTGATTCAAGCATCTTTTTAGGTGATGATCAACTAGATGCGTTGGTTTCTCTGAAATCTAAAGAAGATTTGATTGGTGATGTAATTACATTACTCCAATCTCCGATAAAAAATGTTCTCGGCTCCCTTCAGTCTGGTGGCAGTACCCTTGCGGGATTGCTCAAAACACTGGAAGAGCGCGCGCAATAA
- a CDS encoding 50S ribosomal protein L1, whose amino-acid sequence MSKVGKKRAAANAKIDNEKHYSLAEAMALVKDVNVTKFDASVDLHVRLGVDPRKPDQGIRGTVTLPHGTGKTKRVLVLCTPDKEEEATAAGADYVGLDDMITKVQNGWTDVDVVIAMPQVMAKVGRIGRILGPRGLMPNPKTGTVTMDVGAAVADVKGGKVSFRVDKYGIVHNSIGRVSFEPQKLVENANELITTLVKMKPSSAKGIYVKSVTVASTMSPGIKLDTKSII is encoded by the coding sequence ATGTCTAAAGTAGGAAAGAAACGAGCTGCAGCTAATGCTAAGATAGACAATGAAAAGCATTATTCACTTGCAGAAGCCATGGCACTCGTTAAAGATGTAAATGTCACGAAGTTTGATGCTTCCGTTGATTTACACGTTCGTTTAGGGGTGGATCCAAGAAAACCAGATCAAGGTATTCGTGGAACAGTTACCCTCCCTCATGGTACCGGTAAAACCAAAAGGGTACTGGTACTTTGTACTCCGGATAAAGAAGAAGAAGCTACTGCAGCGGGTGCAGATTATGTTGGTCTTGATGATATGATCACCAAGGTGCAAAATGGCTGGACCGATGTTGATGTGGTTATTGCAATGCCTCAGGTAATGGCAAAAGTGGGTCGTATTGGTCGTATTCTCGGACCAAGAGGCTTGATGCCTAACCCTAAGACAGGTACGGTGACAATGGATGTAGGTGCTGCTGTTGCAGACGTAAAAGGAGGTAAAGTTTCATTCCGTGTTGATAAGTATGGGATTGTTCATAATTCAATCGGTCGGGTGTCTTTCGAACCTCAAAAATTGGTCGAAAACGCAAACGAGTTGATTACAACACTTGTAAAAATGAAACCTTCATCTGCCAAAGGAATTTACGTCAAATCAGTAACAGTGGCCAGTACAATGAGCCCAGGTATTAAACTTGATACCAAATCTATCATTTAA
- the rplK gene encoding 50S ribosomal protein L11: MAKEIETFIKLQVKGGQANPAPPVGPALGSKGVNIMEFCKRFNAQTQENQGKILPVLITVFKDKSFNFVVKTPPAAIQLMDAAKIKKGSPEPNRDKVGTVTWDQIRAIAEDKTSDLNAFTIESSMKMIAGTARSMGLVVKGTPPWNN; the protein is encoded by the coding sequence ATGGCTAAAGAGATAGAAACTTTTATTAAACTACAAGTCAAAGGTGGACAGGCAAATCCTGCTCCTCCTGTAGGACCGGCTTTGGGTTCCAAAGGGGTGAATATCATGGAGTTCTGCAAGCGTTTTAACGCACAGACGCAGGAAAACCAGGGGAAAATTTTACCCGTTTTAATTACTGTTTTTAAGGACAAGTCCTTCAATTTTGTCGTCAAAACGCCTCCTGCAGCGATACAGCTGATGGATGCCGCCAAAATTAAAAAGGGTTCTCCTGAACCTAACCGGGATAAAGTGGGTACCGTAACCTGGGACCAGATAAGAGCAATTGCAGAAGATAAAACTTCTGACCTCAATGCTTTTACTATTGAGTCAAGCATGAAAATGATTGCAGGGACTGCCAGAAGTATGGGACTCGTTGTTAAGGGAACACCACCCTGGAACAACTAA
- the nusG gene encoding transcription termination/antitermination factor NusG, producing MADENINPVETSDDKKPGEEKRWYSLRVISGKERKIKERIELEIQRSGWDNSVTQVLVPTEKVYKIRSGKKVISERNILPGYILVEAIPGKFSGEMIQAIANIPNVIHFLGRNNPIPMRTSEANRLLGKVDESQGAGESLLEPFIVGETVKIIDGPFSEFIGDIQEVNEEKKKLKVIVKIFGRGTEVELNFMQVDKQA from the coding sequence ATGGCTGATGAAAATATCAATCCGGTTGAAACGTCTGATGACAAAAAACCGGGTGAAGAGAAAAGGTGGTATTCGCTTAGAGTAATAAGCGGAAAAGAAAGAAAGATAAAGGAACGCATTGAATTGGAAATTCAGCGTTCTGGCTGGGATAATTCTGTCACTCAGGTTCTTGTTCCTACTGAAAAGGTTTACAAAATCCGAAGTGGGAAGAAAGTTATATCTGAAAGAAATATTTTACCGGGTTATATTTTGGTTGAAGCCATTCCGGGTAAATTTTCCGGGGAAATGATCCAGGCTATTGCCAATATACCAAATGTCATTCATTTCCTTGGGCGTAACAACCCTATTCCTATGAGAACTTCCGAAGCCAACAGACTGCTTGGTAAGGTAGACGAATCACAAGGAGCAGGAGAATCCTTACTAGAACCGTTCATCGTAGGAGAAACCGTTAAGATCATTGATGGACCGTTCAGCGAGTTCATCGGGGATATTCAAGAGGTGAATGAAGAAAAGAAAAAGCTCAAAGTGATTGTCAAAATTTTCGGTAGAGGAACGGAAGTTGAGCTCAATTTCATGCAGGTGGATAAACAAGCGTAA
- the secE gene encoding preprotein translocase subunit SecE: MERLKLYIKESYNELINKVTWPSWASLQSTSIVVVIASIILSLVVLLMDMGSNVFTGIIYGTYGG; encoded by the coding sequence ATGGAACGTTTAAAATTGTATATCAAAGAGAGTTATAACGAATTGATCAATAAAGTGACCTGGCCAAGTTGGGCTTCACTTCAAAGCACAAGTATTGTTGTGGTGATTGCTTCTATAATTCTTTCTTTGGTAGTCTTATTAATGGATATGGGCTCAAACGTATTTACCGGAATTATTTACGGTACCTATGGCGGGTAG
- the tuf gene encoding elongation factor Tu yields MAKENFDRSKPHLNVGTIGHVDHGKTTLTAAITYVLSKDGLAKTASYDSIDAAPEEKERGITINTAHVEYQTLSRHYAHVDCPGHADYVKNMVTGAAQMDGAILVVAATDGPMPQTREHILLARQVGVPSIVVFMNKVDLVDDEEMLELVEMEVRELLDQYEFDGDNAAVIMGSALKALEDDPKAVQAIKDLMDAVDTKIAEPERLIDQPFLMPVEDVFSITGRGTVATGRIERGVINTQDPVEIVGMMPEGEKPLTSVITGVEMFRKILDRGEAGDNAGLLLRGIDKDAIKRGMVICKPKSVNPHKHFKCEVYVLSKEEGGRHTPFFNGYRPQFYFRTTDVTGDVTLPAGVEMVMPGDNVTLEVKLLNTIAMEKGLRFAIREGGRTVGAGQVTEIIA; encoded by the coding sequence ATGGCTAAGGAAAATTTCGACAGATCGAAGCCCCACTTGAACGTGGGTACAATAGGCCACGTTGACCACGGTAAGACTACTCTTACTGCGGCAATTACCTATGTACTTTCAAAAGATGGTCTTGCTAAAACAGCAAGCTATGACTCAATCGATGCCGCTCCTGAAGAGAAAGAAAGAGGTATCACTATTAATACTGCTCACGTTGAGTACCAGACCCTATCTCGTCACTATGCCCACGTTGACTGTCCAGGTCACGCGGATTATGTGAAAAACATGGTTACGGGTGCTGCGCAGATGGATGGTGCTATTCTCGTGGTTGCTGCGACGGATGGTCCTATGCCTCAAACTCGTGAGCACATCCTGCTTGCCCGTCAGGTAGGTGTACCAAGTATTGTTGTTTTCATGAACAAGGTTGACCTTGTTGATGACGAGGAAATGCTCGAGCTGGTAGAAATGGAAGTTCGTGAATTACTCGACCAGTATGAATTCGACGGTGATAACGCAGCAGTTATCATGGGATCTGCTTTGAAAGCTTTGGAAGATGATCCAAAAGCAGTTCAGGCGATCAAAGACTTGATGGATGCAGTAGATACAAAAATTGCTGAGCCAGAACGTTTGATTGACCAGCCATTCCTGATGCCTGTAGAGGATGTATTCTCTATCACAGGTCGTGGAACTGTTGCTACAGGTCGTATTGAGCGTGGTGTTATCAATACTCAGGATCCTGTTGAGATCGTAGGTATGATGCCAGAAGGTGAAAAGCCTTTGACTTCAGTAATCACTGGTGTGGAAATGTTCCGTAAAATCCTCGATAGAGGTGAAGCAGGAGATAACGCCGGATTATTGTTGCGTGGTATCGACAAAGATGCCATCAAGCGTGGTATGGTAATCTGTAAACCTAAATCAGTAAATCCTCACAAACACTTCAAGTGCGAGGTTTATGTTTTGAGCAAAGAAGAAGGAGGCCGTCACACGCCATTCTTCAACGGATACCGTCCTCAGTTTTATTTCCGTACCACTGACGTAACTGGTGATGTTACTTTGCCAGCTGGAGTAGAAATGGTAATGCCAGGTGATAACGTTACACTCGAAGTGAAACTGTTGAATACTATCGCGATGGAAAAAGGATTGCGTTTTGCGATTCGTGAGGGTGGACGTACAGTAGGTGCAGGTCAGGTAACTGAAATTATTGCATAG
- a CDS encoding mechanosensitive ion channel, whose product MVVHNIDQLNFILYKFPRNGEQITFRFSNIIGAILIFLIARLIMWGATEIVLANYYKRKKVDIGSRYAANQLLKYFIFTIALLFVIESSGINLTLIWGGAAALLVGIGLGLQQTFNDLTCGFILLFERTVEIDDVVEFDGMIGLVKKIGVRTSLIETRDDITVIVPNSKLVGEYVINWSHYRERSRFRVLVGVAYGSDVELVKQLMLQAAAGHEKIMQRPTPFVRFADFGDSSLNFELHFWSKELMRIENVKSDLRFELYRLFNENNIVIPFPQRDVWVRKEG is encoded by the coding sequence ATGGTCGTCCATAATATTGATCAGCTCAATTTCATATTATATAAATTTCCTAGGAACGGAGAACAGATAACCTTCAGGTTTTCCAATATCATTGGCGCCATATTGATATTCCTGATCGCCCGGCTGATCATGTGGGGGGCTACAGAGATAGTGCTTGCCAATTATTATAAAAGAAAAAAGGTAGATATAGGTTCGAGGTATGCAGCCAACCAGTTATTGAAATATTTTATTTTCACTATCGCCCTGCTTTTTGTTATTGAGTCATCGGGCATCAACCTGACACTGATCTGGGGTGGGGCAGCAGCCTTGCTGGTCGGTATAGGGCTTGGACTTCAGCAGACCTTCAATGATCTTACCTGTGGGTTCATTTTGTTGTTTGAACGGACCGTTGAAATTGATGATGTGGTGGAGTTTGACGGCATGATCGGCCTAGTCAAAAAAATAGGAGTCAGAACGTCACTCATAGAAACCCGTGATGATATTACGGTAATAGTGCCCAATTCGAAACTGGTGGGGGAATATGTCATCAACTGGAGTCATTACCGGGAGCGGTCGCGTTTCAGGGTGCTTGTCGGGGTTGCTTACGGTTCTGATGTAGAATTGGTGAAACAATTGATGTTGCAGGCAGCTGCCGGGCATGAAAAAATTATGCAGCGGCCAACTCCTTTTGTACGTTTTGCCGATTTTGGTGATTCCTCCCTGAATTTTGAATTGCATTTTTGGTCAAAAGAACTCATGCGGATTGAAAATGTAAAAAGTGATCTTCGGTTCGAGTTATATCGTTTGTTCAATGAAAATAATATTGTCATTCCGTTTCCTCAACGCGATGTTTGGGTCAGAAAGGAAGGCTAA
- a CDS encoding ABC transporter ATP-binding protein codes for MNHLSYLNKFFYKYRRHLLLGILFVFASNYFRSLQPQIIRDALDLVIENLGAYNKMVDGPEKQALYGEIGKKLLYFGGVVLGLALLMGVFMYFMRQTIIVMSRLVEYDMRKEIFAHYEKLTTAFYKRNNTGDLMSRISEDVSKVRMYVGPAILYGINLVSLFILVIYSMLKVNVELTLYSLAPLPILSFSIYYISSIINKKSESIQQQIASLNSTAQEVYSGIRVVKSYVQEKATGNFFAGQSETFKAKSLELAKVEAFFHPLMALLIGISTVITVYIGGLQVAKGTVTAGNIAEFVIYVNMLTWPVTAIGWIASLYQQAAASQKRINEFLQVQPEILSPVNNPVDIKGHIKFEKVAFTYPDTGIKALKKVSFELKPGEKMAIIGRTGSGKTSIGDLMLRLYDVTEGKITIDGTDIREMDLDNLRQKLGYVPQDVFLFSDTIANNIGFGKDEFTREEVETFAKHAAIYNDIKDLPQGFDTMVGERGVTLSGGQKQRVSIARALIKRPDVLILDDCLSAVDTDTEKQILGYFSGALADKTAIIITHRIYSQLEFDKIIVLDDGEIVEEGKHADLLELGGYYAELHKKQDASLIS; via the coding sequence ATGAACCACCTTTCCTACTTAAATAAATTCTTTTATAAATACAGGAGACACCTGCTGTTGGGGATTCTTTTTGTGTTTGCTTCCAATTATTTCCGCTCTTTACAGCCGCAGATCATTCGTGATGCTCTGGATCTTGTGATAGAGAACCTTGGAGCTTATAATAAAATGGTGGATGGTCCCGAAAAACAGGCTTTGTACGGTGAAATAGGAAAGAAATTATTGTATTTCGGAGGAGTGGTACTCGGTCTTGCATTGTTGATGGGGGTATTCATGTATTTCATGCGCCAGACCATCATCGTGATGTCCCGGCTTGTGGAATACGATATGAGAAAGGAGATTTTCGCTCATTATGAAAAATTGACCACGGCTTTTTATAAAAGGAACAATACCGGTGACCTGATGTCCCGTATTTCTGAAGACGTGTCGAAAGTCAGGATGTACGTGGGGCCTGCTATTTTGTATGGCATCAATCTTGTTTCCCTTTTTATACTGGTCATTTATTCCATGCTCAAGGTGAATGTGGAGCTGACTTTGTATAGCCTGGCGCCACTCCCGATATTATCCTTTTCGATTTATTATATAAGTAGCATCATCAATAAAAAAAGTGAAAGCATCCAGCAGCAAATTGCCAGTTTGAACAGCACGGCACAGGAAGTGTATTCCGGCATTAGGGTGGTAAAGTCTTACGTACAGGAAAAAGCTACAGGCAATTTTTTCGCAGGGCAAAGCGAAACCTTCAAAGCAAAATCACTTGAATTGGCAAAAGTGGAAGCATTTTTTCATCCGCTTATGGCGCTTTTGATTGGAATAAGCACCGTAATTACGGTTTATATAGGAGGATTGCAGGTGGCTAAAGGAACGGTAACCGCAGGGAATATTGCTGAGTTTGTCATTTATGTCAATATGCTTACCTGGCCGGTGACGGCTATTGGCTGGATTGCCTCCCTGTACCAGCAGGCGGCGGCCTCACAAAAGAGAATCAATGAGTTTTTGCAGGTTCAACCGGAAATTCTTTCCCCGGTAAATAATCCTGTGGATATAAAGGGACATATCAAGTTTGAAAAGGTGGCCTTCACTTACCCGGATACGGGTATTAAGGCTTTAAAAAAGGTGAGTTTTGAACTTAAACCCGGAGAGAAAATGGCCATCATCGGTCGCACCGGGTCAGGTAAAACCTCTATCGGTGATTTGATGCTTCGTTTGTATGACGTTACGGAGGGAAAGATCACCATCGACGGAACCGATATCCGGGAGATGGACCTCGATAATTTACGGCAAAAGTTGGGTTATGTACCTCAGGATGTCTTCCTTTTCTCGGATACCATCGCCAATAATATCGGATTCGGTAAAGATGAATTTACCCGGGAGGAAGTTGAAACCTTTGCAAAACATGCAGCCATTTATAACGATATAAAAGACCTGCCCCAGGGTTTTGATACGATGGTCGGAGAAAGAGGGGTAACCCTTTCCGGCGGACAGAAACAGCGGGTTTCCATAGCCCGGGCCCTGATCAAACGGCCGGATGTTTTGATCCTTGACGATTGCCTTTCGGCCGTGGATACAGATACGGAAAAGCAGATTCTTGGATATTTTTCCGGGGCACTTGCTGATAAAACAGCCATTATCATTACGCACCGCATTTATTCCCAGCTGGAATTTGATAAGATCATTGTCCTGGATGACGGAGAGATCGTGGAAGAAGGAAAACATGCCGATTTGCTGGAGCTTGGCGGGTATTATGCCGAGCTGCACAAAAAACAGGACGCTTCCCTGATTTCGTAA